The following are encoded in a window of Persicobacter psychrovividus genomic DNA:
- a CDS encoding leucine-rich repeat domain-containing protein, with protein MKASLYFFFPLIFLSLVGATQLCEASSAPNNTPIKGVQAAQTPLSKQYDALKKLGLSQTSKKVYLDQDGNVTSLHLNGTGLTELPPEIRYLTSIVYLELSNNQLTSLPVEIGYLTNLMELDISRNKLIKIPTTIGNLKKLKHLDLDQNNLALLPDEFGHLPNLEYLKISYNKLIKLPNTIDGWESLKKLYIEGNQLMRLPNEFSELKQLQTLIAYNNQLVELPKNFGKLKALKAILMHNNALSSLPKSFSQLESLEQLNLHENNITELPKAIGDLKNLLNLVLNDNQLKRLPNSIGNLSQLVNLEIQRNQLSELPETIGGLTNLKVLYLPDNDIEYLPASVAEMRSLYIVILNNNKIRDISPLNGHYRIIRELNLSNNNLSELPAFFGKHTSLEELNLSKNSITKLPDSFSDLEDLRILNLENNLITQLPENFGNLGALTTLKLRENNLKILPESIGNLRELKTLNLDDNQLNNLPTSIGQLSQLKYLRLNDNNLTELPETIVNLSSLVELRVSRNKLTGLPKGFDKIGSSSLTVYLSVNPLSQFAQVLADQYRNIHFSWQIPK; from the coding sequence ATGAAAGCATCCCTGTATTTTTTCTTTCCCCTCATTTTTCTATCTCTGGTTGGAGCTACACAACTTTGCGAAGCGTCTTCTGCACCTAATAATACGCCTATTAAAGGCGTGCAAGCAGCCCAAACTCCCCTGAGCAAACAATACGATGCATTAAAAAAGTTAGGCTTAAGCCAAACATCAAAAAAAGTTTACTTGGATCAAGACGGCAATGTCACTTCATTGCATTTAAATGGTACAGGCCTTACCGAACTCCCTCCAGAAATCCGCTACCTCACGTCTATAGTTTACTTAGAATTATCAAACAACCAACTCACATCGCTACCTGTAGAAATTGGATATTTAACCAACCTCATGGAGTTAGATATTTCGAGGAATAAACTGATAAAAATCCCGACGACCATCGGTAATTTAAAAAAGTTGAAACACCTTGACTTAGACCAAAACAACTTGGCTTTGCTCCCTGATGAATTTGGTCATTTACCGAATCTTGAATATTTAAAAATCTCCTACAATAAATTAATCAAACTACCCAACACCATAGACGGATGGGAAAGCCTTAAAAAACTTTATATTGAGGGTAACCAGTTAATGAGGTTGCCCAACGAATTTAGTGAACTGAAACAGCTTCAAACACTGATTGCATATAACAATCAATTAGTAGAACTACCCAAGAATTTTGGAAAACTGAAGGCATTGAAGGCGATCTTAATGCATAACAACGCCTTGAGTTCCCTTCCAAAAAGCTTTTCTCAACTCGAATCCCTTGAACAACTCAATTTACATGAGAATAACATCACAGAGTTGCCCAAAGCTATCGGCGACTTGAAGAACCTTTTGAACTTAGTCCTAAATGATAATCAATTAAAAAGGCTACCCAACTCCATAGGAAATTTATCCCAATTAGTAAACTTAGAGATACAGCGCAATCAACTTAGCGAACTTCCAGAAACAATAGGTGGACTTACAAATTTAAAAGTCTTGTACCTACCCGATAACGACATTGAATACCTACCTGCATCAGTAGCCGAAATGAGAAGCCTGTATATTGTCATTCTGAACAATAATAAGATTCGGGATATAAGCCCACTCAATGGTCACTATCGGATAATTCGAGAACTGAATTTATCGAACAATAATCTTTCGGAATTACCTGCCTTTTTCGGAAAACACACCTCCTTGGAAGAATTGAACCTCTCCAAAAACAGCATCACCAAACTACCTGATTCTTTTTCCGATTTGGAAGATCTTCGGATCCTGAATTTGGAGAATAATCTAATAACCCAATTACCAGAAAATTTCGGAAATCTTGGTGCTTTGACGACCCTCAAATTACGAGAGAATAACCTCAAGATACTTCCAGAGTCCATCGGTAACTTGAGGGAATTAAAAACGCTTAATTTGGACGATAACCAATTGAACAATCTTCCTACTTCCATCGGACAACTGTCGCAACTTAAGTATCTCCGCCTGAATGACAATAACCTAACCGAACTCCCAGAGACCATCGTCAACTTATCAAGCTTGGTTGAATTGAGGGTCTCCAGAAATAAATTGACAGGATTACCTAAAGGGTTTGATAAAATTGGCAGTTCATCACTAACCGTTTATTTATCTGTC
- a CDS encoding TonB-dependent receptor — protein MQKGLQLMLALMFMVLTSSMTYAQTILKGKILEDGTHDPVIGANVLLDHTTQGTITSIDGSFTLKTDKTGPQTVDVSFVGMETQQIPVTLNGTTQDLGTILLKGDAVGLQEVQVFASVATDRKTPVAVATIKAKALQEKLGTQEFPEVLKSTPGVYATKQGGGFGDSRISLRGFGSENIAVLINGMPVNDMENGRVYWSNWAGLSDVTRSMQVQRGLGASKLAIPSMGGTINILTQATDAKQGGSFFVGVGNDGFSKESVTLSTGQMDNGWAVSFSGAHTKGNGYVDATQFEGWSYFLNVSKQWTPNHMMSFNVFGASQEHGQRSTRLSLEDIYNNGRRYNADWGVYNGHVLNSKSNSYSKPVFSLNDYWTINDKLQLSTVLYASFGRGGGVAGYGKDAYFNNYRLPNSHIDFDALAQENNDAADGKPAGESTTIMANAINSHNWYGGVSTLTANLSPALTLTSGVDLRAYTGFHTKEVTDLMGGDYMIDRNFDVNDPNKIARVGDEVGFKNDSHVLWQSLFSQLEYSKDNLSAFVSGYGSNIMYKRKDYFNYTEGNQETDYVSFQTYGIKGGVNYNFNAHHNVFVNAGYLQRPPFMNAVFMNYKNDINKGAVNEKIITIEGGYGYRSAKFAGNANAYITKWQDKAMTRTLFGEAQDGGDLFANITGLSALHEGVEFDFEYRPSKLLTIKGSGSINNWYWIDDVNATFYDQNQQPVGGEKALSVKDLKVGNAAQTTGALGVRYEVLPKLRIGLEGTYFGNIYADYDPSKRDFDAEHPETADREQSWKMPNYFLLDFNVNYGFKIGKFDATIFGNLNNILDTDYIADARDGNDHNWQSALAYPTVGRTWSLGMKVKF, from the coding sequence ATGCAAAAAGGTTTACAACTGATGCTGGCGTTAATGTTCATGGTATTGACTTCATCCATGACTTACGCTCAAACAATTCTGAAAGGTAAAATCCTTGAAGATGGAACACATGACCCAGTTATTGGGGCGAACGTTTTATTAGATCACACCACACAGGGAACGATCACCTCTATCGACGGTTCGTTTACTTTGAAAACTGACAAAACAGGCCCTCAAACCGTGGACGTCTCTTTTGTTGGTATGGAAACACAACAAATCCCAGTAACGCTTAATGGAACAACTCAAGATTTGGGTACAATCCTCCTCAAAGGTGATGCCGTAGGTCTTCAGGAAGTTCAGGTTTTTGCATCGGTGGCCACTGATCGTAAAACTCCCGTTGCCGTAGCGACGATTAAGGCAAAAGCTTTACAGGAGAAATTGGGTACGCAGGAATTTCCTGAAGTGCTGAAATCTACTCCTGGTGTTTATGCAACCAAACAAGGTGGTGGATTCGGTGACTCCCGTATCTCTTTGCGTGGTTTTGGTTCAGAAAACATTGCCGTTTTGATTAACGGTATGCCTGTGAACGACATGGAAAATGGTCGAGTTTACTGGTCGAACTGGGCAGGTCTTTCAGACGTAACCCGCAGCATGCAGGTACAGCGCGGTCTGGGTGCTTCTAAATTGGCCATTCCATCTATGGGGGGTACAATTAACATTTTAACTCAGGCAACAGACGCCAAACAAGGTGGTAGCTTTTTTGTGGGAGTAGGTAATGATGGTTTCTCTAAGGAATCTGTAACACTTTCAACAGGTCAAATGGATAACGGCTGGGCAGTGTCTTTCTCTGGCGCGCATACCAAAGGTAACGGTTATGTTGATGCGACTCAATTCGAGGGTTGGTCATACTTCCTGAACGTTTCTAAGCAGTGGACTCCAAACCACATGATGTCTTTCAACGTATTCGGCGCAAGCCAAGAGCACGGGCAGCGTTCTACTCGTCTGAGCCTTGAAGATATTTATAATAATGGCCGTCGTTACAATGCTGACTGGGGTGTTTACAATGGTCATGTATTGAACTCTAAATCGAACTCTTACTCGAAACCAGTATTCTCTTTGAATGATTACTGGACGATCAACGATAAATTGCAGTTATCAACCGTATTGTATGCTTCATTCGGCCGTGGTGGCGGAGTTGCAGGTTACGGTAAAGATGCTTACTTCAATAACTACCGTTTGCCAAACTCACACATCGATTTTGATGCTTTGGCACAAGAAAACAATGATGCTGCTGATGGCAAGCCTGCTGGCGAATCTACAACCATCATGGCCAATGCCATCAACTCACACAACTGGTACGGTGGTGTTTCTACATTGACTGCTAATCTGTCTCCTGCTTTGACCCTGACTTCAGGGGTAGATTTGAGAGCTTACACAGGATTCCACACCAAAGAAGTTACTGATCTGATGGGTGGTGATTATATGATTGACCGCAATTTTGATGTCAATGACCCTAATAAAATCGCTCGTGTAGGTGATGAAGTAGGTTTCAAAAACGACTCTCACGTACTATGGCAATCATTGTTCTCTCAGTTGGAATACTCTAAGGATAATCTTTCTGCTTTCGTTTCTGGCTACGGATCGAACATCATGTACAAGCGTAAAGATTACTTCAACTATACTGAAGGAAACCAAGAAACAGACTATGTTTCATTCCAGACTTACGGAATTAAAGGTGGGGTAAACTATAACTTCAATGCACACCATAATGTGTTTGTAAACGCAGGTTACTTGCAACGCCCTCCATTCATGAACGCTGTTTTCATGAACTACAAAAACGATATTAACAAAGGTGCTGTAAACGAAAAAATCATCACTATTGAAGGTGGTTACGGTTACCGTTCAGCAAAATTTGCAGGTAATGCAAATGCTTATATCACCAAATGGCAAGATAAAGCCATGACACGTACTTTGTTCGGTGAAGCACAAGACGGTGGTGACCTGTTCGCCAATATTACGGGCTTGTCAGCACTTCACGAAGGAGTTGAGTTTGACTTTGAATACCGTCCATCGAAATTATTGACCATCAAAGGTTCTGGTTCGATCAACAACTGGTACTGGATTGATGACGTGAACGCCACGTTCTACGACCAAAACCAACAACCTGTTGGTGGTGAAAAAGCCTTGTCTGTAAAAGACCTTAAAGTAGGTAATGCTGCACAAACTACGGGTGCTTTGGGTGTACGTTACGAAGTGTTGCCTAAACTGAGAATCGGTTTGGAAGGCACCTACTTTGGCAACATCTACGCCGACTACGATCCTTCAAAACGTGATTTTGATGCTGAACACCCAGAAACTGCTGACCGTGAGCAATCATGGAAAATGCCGAACTACTTCTTGTTGGACTTCAATGTGAACTACGGGTTCAAAATCGGTAAATTTGACGCCACTATCTTCGGTAACCTGAACAATATCTTGGATACCGATTACATCGCTGATGCACGTGACGGAAACGACCACAACTGGCAAAGTGCTTTGGCATACCCTACGGTAGGTCGCACCTGGTCATTGGGTATGAAAGTTAAATTTTAA
- a CDS encoding PAS domain-containing sensor histidine kinase — protein MKNNLILQVILGEDTNFSFEHRGVNGLFIFGLFIAVSMTVVNFTFGQPLIVKLLYLTLTLGIGLIYYFSRVRKKYDVPLLFFILITYTVLSVIWFSTGGVTGSSAFGMVFIFISFLHFIPETYRNIFMKLVIINFILLWTLQELYPHWLHPISDAEKKIRVMISFVTGFTFSGMTSILFKAQSKKREEQLFNKKNQLERYQSQIQNLVDSVGEEFYMFSRDANNQLTFSSNSPSHIFGEEVNIFNVQQFLDQHVFPFSIVENNQKRHVYDVAIRRDDKKLQWVRITEFQIFQHGQLIGIDAIVQDITKRKQLNSQLNSALNREKQLGKLKSQFTAMVSHQFKTPMTIIKSTTQLLQTMEEGEMTISESTKQWRLSKYDRVYSAIDSLTDMVNSILVFNKSEAGKIAFNPENTDLIPLLQELIEEYETVDPEHRKISVTTNVIGEVNWTFDRNLMKQVFSNLLSNALKYSANAPAPLVKIEKDEQLRISIRDFGIGIPEEQRGNLFQPFFRANNTHQIKGTGVGLALVHELIKIHNGKIRVSFHKNEGTEFIIILPNDQQKSARDESPTTLIEIA, from the coding sequence ATGAAAAACAATCTTATTTTGCAGGTCATCCTTGGTGAAGACACCAACTTTTCCTTTGAACACCGAGGGGTCAATGGGCTATTTATTTTTGGCTTGTTCATTGCTGTTTCCATGACCGTCGTGAACTTCACCTTCGGCCAACCCCTGATCGTCAAATTGCTCTATCTTACCCTCACCTTGGGCATTGGACTGATTTATTACTTTTCAAGGGTGAGAAAAAAATATGATGTGCCCCTGCTATTTTTCATATTGATCACCTATACCGTGCTAAGTGTGATCTGGTTCAGCACAGGAGGAGTTACCGGGTCCTCCGCCTTTGGAATGGTCTTTATTTTTATCAGTTTTCTGCATTTCATCCCCGAAACTTACAGGAACATTTTCATGAAACTGGTCATTATTAATTTTATTCTGTTATGGACATTACAGGAGCTTTACCCGCACTGGCTTCACCCCATTAGTGATGCAGAAAAAAAAATCAGAGTGATGATCAGCTTCGTTACAGGCTTTACTTTTTCAGGCATGACCTCCATACTTTTCAAGGCCCAAAGCAAAAAACGGGAAGAGCAGCTTTTCAATAAGAAAAATCAACTCGAACGGTACCAAAGTCAAATTCAAAACCTCGTAGATTCCGTTGGGGAAGAATTCTATATGTTTTCACGCGATGCCAATAACCAGCTGACCTTTAGCAGTAATAGTCCATCGCATATATTTGGTGAAGAGGTCAATATATTCAATGTTCAGCAATTTCTCGATCAGCATGTATTCCCCTTTTCCATTGTGGAGAACAATCAGAAAAGACATGTTTACGATGTGGCTATCCGTCGTGATGATAAAAAATTGCAGTGGGTAAGAATTACTGAATTTCAGATTTTTCAGCACGGACAATTGATCGGCATTGATGCCATTGTGCAGGATATTACAAAGCGCAAGCAACTCAACTCTCAACTTAACTCTGCCCTGAACAGAGAAAAACAGCTCGGGAAATTGAAATCACAGTTTACCGCCATGGTGAGTCACCAGTTTAAAACACCAATGACCATCATTAAAAGTACCACCCAATTACTCCAAACAATGGAAGAGGGTGAAATGACGATTTCAGAAAGTACCAAACAATGGCGACTCAGCAAATACGATCGGGTCTATTCAGCCATTGACTCTTTGACCGACATGGTGAACAGTATTTTGGTCTTTAATAAAAGTGAGGCAGGGAAAATTGCCTTCAACCCCGAAAACACCGACTTGATTCCCCTACTCCAGGAACTTATCGAAGAGTATGAAACGGTGGATCCGGAGCACCGAAAGATTTCAGTCACTACCAATGTTATTGGTGAAGTCAATTGGACCTTTGACCGTAATTTGATGAAACAGGTATTCTCTAACTTATTGTCAAATGCCCTGAAATATTCGGCCAATGCACCTGCGCCCCTCGTGAAGATTGAAAAAGACGAACAGTTGCGCATCAGTATCCGAGATTTTGGTATCGGTATTCCCGAAGAACAAAGAGGCAATCTTTTCCAGCCATTCTTCAGGGCAAATAATACCCATCAAATCAAAGGGACTGGGGTTGGTTTGGCTTTGGTACATGAGCTGATTAAGATCCATAATGGCAAAATACGCGTCTCTTTTCATAAAAATGAAGGGACAGAATTCATCATTATTCTGCCGAATGACCAGCAAAAGTCTGCACGTGATGAGTCGCCCACGACGCTGATCGAAATTGCTTAA
- a CDS encoding DEAD/DEAH box helicase — MQNFQETGLRNELLDAITEMGFETPSPIQSKTIPHILSTDQDLVALAQTGTGKTAAFGLPILHRIDPKSKNAQLLILSPTRELCIQIATEMERFLKYMGDVKVVSVYGGAPIDSQIRAIKRGAQVIVGTPGRTIDLLNRRVLNFSNINWLVLDEADEMLNMGFKEDLNTILSSTSDERQTLLFSATMPKEIQNIADNYMTNPLTIKMGKRNVASDDVKHFYYLVHGSDRYETIKRVADMNPDIYGIIFSRTRAEAKDIAEKLQADGYNADALHGELSQGQRDQVMNRFRNKQLKLLVATDVAARGLDVNELTHVINYNLPDDSEVYVHRSGRTGRAGNKGISVAIVSNRDVNRIKDIERFIGKKFEKQLVPGGDEVCKARLFSLMSRVENVDINEEQIAPFMEEITAQFAEMSREELIKHFVSVEFNQILSYYKNARDLNIQERKQRDRRDKENSKFTRFYINLGEENEGFNKLKMIGMINDNLPKRKVEIGKIDILQKFSFFEVDSNYENDVLDAFSNLNFGESKVLVEKKKGKERSGGFKGNRRGGSGGGFRGNRRSGGGGGGSYPRNGEGRKPRYRG; from the coding sequence ATGCAGAATTTTCAAGAAACAGGGCTTCGGAATGAACTTTTGGATGCCATCACGGAAATGGGTTTCGAAACACCTTCTCCGATTCAATCCAAAACCATTCCTCATATCCTGTCAACGGATCAGGATTTAGTAGCCTTGGCGCAGACCGGAACGGGTAAAACTGCGGCTTTTGGATTGCCAATTCTTCACCGAATTGATCCAAAATCGAAAAATGCTCAGTTATTGATTCTTTCTCCTACTCGCGAACTATGTATTCAGATCGCTACGGAAATGGAACGATTCCTGAAGTATATGGGAGACGTTAAAGTAGTTTCAGTTTATGGTGGTGCACCAATCGACTCTCAAATCAGAGCGATCAAACGTGGAGCTCAAGTTATCGTTGGTACGCCTGGACGTACAATTGACTTACTTAACCGACGTGTTCTCAACTTCTCTAATATCAACTGGTTGGTATTGGATGAGGCTGATGAAATGCTGAACATGGGTTTCAAGGAAGACTTGAACACCATCCTTTCTTCTACATCTGACGAACGTCAGACATTGTTGTTCTCTGCAACAATGCCGAAAGAGATCCAAAACATCGCAGACAACTACATGACCAACCCATTGACTATCAAAATGGGAAAAAGAAATGTAGCTTCAGATGACGTAAAGCACTTTTATTATTTGGTTCACGGAAGTGACCGCTATGAGACTATCAAGCGTGTTGCGGATATGAACCCAGATATTTACGGGATTATCTTCTCAAGAACTCGTGCAGAGGCTAAAGACATTGCAGAAAAATTGCAAGCTGACGGCTACAACGCAGATGCTCTTCATGGAGAACTATCTCAAGGACAGCGTGATCAGGTAATGAACCGCTTCCGTAACAAACAACTTAAATTGTTGGTTGCAACCGATGTTGCTGCCCGTGGGTTGGATGTTAATGAATTGACACACGTTATTAACTATAATCTTCCTGATGATAGCGAAGTATATGTACACCGTTCTGGTCGTACAGGTCGCGCAGGAAACAAGGGGATTTCAGTAGCGATCGTTTCAAACCGTGATGTGAACCGTATCAAAGATATCGAGCGTTTCATTGGTAAGAAATTCGAAAAGCAATTGGTTCCTGGTGGTGATGAAGTTTGTAAAGCCCGTCTTTTCAGCTTAATGTCACGTGTTGAAAATGTAGACATCAACGAAGAACAAATCGCTCCTTTCATGGAAGAAATCACAGCACAATTTGCTGAGATGAGCCGTGAAGAGTTGATCAAACACTTTGTTTCTGTTGAATTCAACCAAATCCTTTCTTATTACAAAAACGCCCGTGACCTGAACATTCAGGAGCGCAAGCAACGCGATCGTCGTGATAAGGAAAACAGCAAGTTTACGCGTTTCTACATCAACTTAGGTGAAGAAAACGAAGGCTTCAATAAATTAAAAATGATCGGTATGATCAATGACAACTTGCCGAAACGCAAAGTTGAAATTGGTAAAATCGACATCCTTCAGAAATTCTCTTTCTTTGAAGTAGATTCCAATTACGAAAACGACGTTTTGGATGCCTTCAGCAACCTTAACTTCGGCGAAAGCAAAGTATTGGTAGAGAAGAAAAAAGGCAAAGAACGCAGTGGTGGTTTCAAAGGAAACCGTCGTGGCGGCAGTGGCGGAGGATTCCGTGGCAATCGTCGTAGTGGCGGTGGCGGAGGAGGCTCTTACCCACGCAATGGCGAAGGCAGAAAACCAAGATATAGAGGATAG
- a CDS encoding YebC/PmpR family DNA-binding transcriptional regulator: MGRAFEFRKARKMKRWAHMSKTFTKIGREITIAVKESGPDPDSNSRLRAILQNAKAENMPKDNIERAIKKASSKDTSDYKEALFEGYAPHGIAILIETATDNNKRTVANIRSYFNKCNGSLGTSGSVEFMFDHTCNFRLKNPGDIDVEELELELIDFGAEEVFVDGDEDDIMVYGEFASYGGLQKELEARGMEILSSGFERIPQVTKELSEEDAADVEKLLAKIEEDDDVLNVFHSMA; encoded by the coding sequence ATGGGAAGAGCATTTGAATTCCGGAAGGCGAGAAAAATGAAGCGTTGGGCACATATGTCCAAGACTTTCACTAAAATCGGTCGTGAGATCACTATCGCAGTAAAAGAAAGTGGCCCGGATCCAGACAGCAACTCTCGCCTTAGAGCAATTCTCCAAAACGCAAAAGCGGAGAATATGCCAAAAGACAATATCGAGCGCGCTATTAAAAAAGCTTCCTCAAAAGATACCTCTGACTATAAAGAGGCTTTATTTGAAGGCTATGCGCCTCATGGTATCGCTATCCTTATCGAGACTGCTACAGATAACAATAAAAGAACGGTGGCCAACATTCGTTCTTATTTCAATAAATGCAACGGTAGCCTGGGAACGTCAGGTTCTGTAGAATTTATGTTTGACCACACTTGTAACTTCCGCCTGAAAAATCCGGGAGATATCGATGTGGAGGAATTAGAACTTGAATTGATTGACTTTGGCGCCGAAGAAGTATTTGTGGACGGCGATGAAGATGACATTATGGTATATGGCGAATTCGCCAGCTACGGTGGTCTTCAGAAAGAACTTGAAGCACGTGGCATGGAAATTCTTTCTTCAGGATTCGAACGTATCCCACAGGTAACCAAGGAACTTAGCGAAGAAGACGCTGCCGATGTGGAAAAATTATTGGCGAAAATTGAAGAAGACGACGACGTTTTGAACGTTTTCCATTCTATGGCTTAA